CCCGGACAACCAGCAGGCGGCGCTATGGCAGGCCGAGGAGGGCCCACAGCCGCCTTACGTTGTGATTGCGCCGGTGGAGAGGTCCGCCGCCGACAGCCCTCTCGATCATGTTGTCAACGTCTTCAATTCTTGGAGTCACAGAGCTGAGGAAATTGCTCGTAACGTCTGGCACAATTGTAAGCTCTCTCAAattattgatttcttttaattttgcaaTCCAAAATTATCTTGATGACTTACTTAAAATGATCACATGTTTTAGGCATCAAACAATATTATAGTGCTACTACTATTCAATTATGTTACCGGCAAAATCTTGATTGGTTCTAGTAATTGACATGTGGATTAGTTAAAGTCGGTAtgcaaaatcagaatttgaccaaagtTTAAGAATTTACGACAATTCCccctaaatttgatttaattaataagtttCACTAGATTGTGATGCTCATTGTTTACATTCTAAAATCTCAATAGGATACAATAAggttaaaatagaaacaagaTGTGTGATTTTGAAGGTTTGTGGTTAAGtagattattaattatgtgtaaaattatgttagtTTTAAGTAGGACTAGCAAATTGTGCGGATTGGGTCGACACAATCCAATAAGGCCAATTGTGTATGTTCACCTCATTGTGTGTTTGCAGTAAAAACCGGGCCATCTGTATCCGGGGCTGCGTGGGGGAAGGTGAATCTAACCGCGAAGGCGATAACAGAAGGGGGATTTGAGTCTCTGTTCAAGCAGATATTCGAGACGGATGCGGATGAGAAGCTGAAGAAAACATTTGCCTGTTATCTTTCCACAACCACTGGCCCTGTTGCTGGGACCCTCTATCTGTCCACTGCCCGCGTGGCTTTCTGCAGCGATCGCCCTCTGTCCTTCCGGGCCCCCTCCGGGCAGGAGACGTGGGCCTACTACAAGGTCACGATCCCGCTGGGGCACATCCACAATGTCGCCCCTGTCGTCTTGAAGCAGAATCCACCCGAGAAGTATATACATCTGGTGACCGTGGACGGCCACGAGTTTTGGTTCATGGGGTTTGTCAACTTTGAGAAAGCGTCCCACCATCTGCTCGACAGCGTCTCGGATTACCAGCAGCACGTTCCCAGCTAGGGAGCGGTTAACTTGTTTGTCGGTTCGggtttttgtgtgtgtgtgttaatAGGGTTGATCAAGTGTTGGTGTTGTTTCTTGTCTGATTTGTGTATGTTGTAGTGTTATAAgtatatgatatgatatgatatgatatgatatgatatgatatagTGTTAGTTATTTCTCAACTATTGTGAATATTTGTGATATAGTGATTTGGTATATATATTGGGCTTTTTCAAAAGCTTGATTTTGTATTGGATAATACGACATTGGACTAATGGGCTTATGGGCCTagttatggagtactatattttccTAGTGTTCTTGGACAAGCTTAAGAAAATTTCCCTTCAACCCTCGTTGATTTTTCCATTTGGGATTAGCACTAATTTTAAGAAACCCATTTGGGATTAGCACTAAATTTAAGAAACGTAAAAGAATGTCAGTGAAAAAGATTAGTTGGATATACGTACTACGGgtcttattctaatgcttatagcaccctaatccaaaattaagactaaatctccacccttgaattttaaaatgagtggatgagaattaaagctcacaaatctcaataaatagtaaacaaaatatcaactattacacttggcattatattaaccacaagatcttctaatctaatggttgaaaattggtctcaatttgggattggtaattagttagcaattgattacatccctacGTACTACTATAGgaataattttacaatatcAATAAGATCTATGTTgtgtattataaatatgtaatattcTATTTGTCtcttaaaagttaaattttttgaaatagaatgagttttaattcaaaattgataaaataagagagacaGAAAGAAAAGCgtgttagtgaaaaatgagttccGCCTCATTaaagataaagaaattattttaaatagaaactttctatttttaaagtatagaTAAGTGggaaaaagattttatttttaggtggTAGAGGTTgtattattatcattaaaatttctatttttaaagtacAGATAAGTGGGaaagagattttatttttaggtggTAGAGGTTgtattattatcattaaaattttgggataATGGCCCCTAATATAAaggaactttcaaaaagttgggttttttccacaaactttaaaattgacaaataatatcaagaaCTTTAcccgagtttgttattttccaccaaacaaaaaattcCGGCTATATTATTGGattgaaaaacaattttagAGGGTGcactttaaaaaaaagcatcttcaaatattgaagaacttgaagctctcgaagttgttgtcgagaaattagaaaaaataatatgtatcatgatattatttgccataACTTTTTCACtggtaaaaaataataaactcagataaagttcataatattatttaccaattttaaaattcgtagaaaaaatccaactttttaaaaatttcatgatattaggaGCCAGCGTccctaaaatttattactatgtctcaagaattaattaatctacaTTTTGTGTTGCTATGTTTAGATTTGAGTGATGTCGTTTCAAATCAGTGGATATATGCTAAATGTTTCTGAACtcaataattgaatatatgaaaataaaagatgaaagGAATATTTCGACATGTGAATAATCTGCACAACTTTTCACATCAATTGTGGGGGTTCTGTTTTTTATCGAatgaagaatataaaaaatttaaaattactagaaataaaagagaaaataatgtatgAAGTTAATTGATTTGATCCCACCACAGGTGACAggaaaacaaaacattcaaACAATAATCCACACAACACGTCacatgaaatttgaaaatcattaACTATGTCAAATCTCACCTTCGATGTCGGCAAAAATCCCACAACTAtgaatttttatcttatttatttttatgttcatCGCTAAAATTTGCTTAATAATTGTGCTtatattcattcattcatgGAAAAAGGAGTGGGaaaaccataaaaatattatattccgaatgatttttttttaaatattttacgtGAACAAGTATGCAAATTTACGTATATTCAgttattgattatgcattaagATATTGTTTCGGCTGagcattttgattattttataaaaatctgATCGGTTTGAGAGAAAGAACATACTCTATTTTGGTAAAAGTTAGATTGTGTGATTTGCAACTGTAGAAATAGtcaactttattaatttttgtgatagttaatttgaataaaaatgtgtaTGGATGATATGAAGCTCAAAGGTAAATTAGATCATATATGAGATTGGTAGAAGTAAGAGAGTGGAGAGTGGAGAGTGGAGAGTGGAGAGTGGTTGGAAAGAGATGGAAGGTAGCAAAAGGACCAGTCATGTAATAAGAAGACAAGTTGAGATTCTCTTCAATTTCAACACTTTGTGAAAACGATAAAATATGGACGATCGATCAATGCTACACAAATATAATTGCTTCGAACATCTCAACAAATCCTCTCCTCCACACCGTGTAGCATTCTCTTTAATGTCTATATTCTTTGAAACACCAATtccttttgtttatttgtctattatatatatgcaaagATTGTCATCCATACTTCaccatctatatatatatatatatatatatatataaattattgaaagtaTACACACACCACTTTAatgattcatattttaattattaaaacaaaaggaCTGTGCAATATTCGCAATACAAACCCCCTCACCTTATCCTATATGCAACATGTGACATTGCATATATATCTTGcttacatataataaaatattattttacaaatGTATATAACACACAGATAGCTAAGCCATTTCTTGAAGAGAGATGTTGATGGATTGAGACAATGAGTGTACCAATGAGGATAAAGAAAGGTCCATCTCATGTCCTCTGTTGGCCtattaatttctcaatttctctctctcacacacacagtgtgtgtatgtgtgtgttgtCCATGCTTGgtgcatatgtatatatgaatGGGTTGTTCCTCTCTGAAAAGTTTGGTTGTAGGGCTTTTTTCTTGTGCAGAGATTCCTTTTTCTCTCTGCCATGCAATTTGAATCAAAAGGTTCCTTTGTTTGCTACATTCTCTCCAGCTATGACCATCAGCCCCACCTTCTATTCCTATGGACCAtctcttttctcatttttgcTTATATATCCCTCATTTTCCTAAATACTACTCAGCCACACATTTTTCTTGTTGGTGATGGATTTAGGAAACAAAACTTGTCAAGTTAAACTTTTCGTCTAGCTTTATATAATCAAGATGACATGTTCTCTGCAATGGCTACTGATCCTCTCTCATCACACAATTCATCGGATGACGGCCTATAAATCCTGCAATATgtttcatctcaaattcatAATGTATCCAATAATTTACGACATTGCAATGAAAACATAATTGATTTTAGGCTATAATAATCCATAAATGAAACAATTCATAATCTAGCAAATAGatgtactataaaatacaataaatagaTTGCATTGAAagccaaaaagaaatgacaaatTCGAATCATGAATCAATGAAAAACTTCATGTCAATCGAATTAGAAATGTATGAAATTCgtaaacacaaaaaatagttatacCATTTGTGTCCCTAAACGAAATAAGTTCATCAGATTAATAAGCTCCAGTTTGTTGTTGAAGCATTGtttgttaattaaaaatatactttttaatataaataagaagGATTAGGTAGAATCAAAACTATTGTGGATAAGAAGTGAAGCTTATATAAATTCCCGACCCGATTAATGGAGTTTTACAACAACAAACATGTTTCCGTGGTGTTGTCCAACCCTTTTCCATCGacttatttaatattttaaacgtatagaaaataaaataaaaggaatggACATCTTTCAAGTGACCTTTTGAATACTCAATTATGATCAATCCAAATTATTCACTTGAatattattaagaaaatagaattGTATTCAAATTGtgattacaaatatatatactcttacAAACTTGACAATATACAATGTAGTAGTTCAATAGGACCAATGGTCCATACTAAGATAAAAACAAGAGTTTGTCGAGAATCTACAACCCCCCGAAAGTTATTTGGACCTTAATGATAAATAGATTTTGGTAGGttgtcaataattaaatttataaatccaTAAAGaggatttattaaaattccaattaaagtcaaatttattaattcttgattagattttattaatttgtctAGTAATTTATTAGATCAATGCATTTTCAAGATTCGAGGgttgattaattattactgGGGTGATCAAAGTCAAGTCCTATAATTACGGATGGAGAATTAATTTCCTAtatcatgatttaatatttgaattcgTGTATTCACCAGCTGTGATAACGAGACTCTTTCGGAATTTTAGGGAAATTTTAGCTCAAGATCAATCATTACTCCCACCTCCATCAGtttaatcaatataattaagttCCAAGATAAggaaaatttctattttacagattgatttttttgtatgacaaaatttctttgtattttaaaactcaattctcgaataatttttattgctgattttttaaattgtggGACGAATCAACATTAATTGGACCAAAAGTTGAGTTTTTTTCTTACCATTTGctcttttttttaagtataattaatgtttatattATAACGCAATATGGTTTTGACTTCGATTAGTGCAACATGGTGGAGAGGATGTTTTCTCCTACGACTAAGAAATATCATCCAATcgtgtattatttttttgcaacttacaattttatatttctatgtGTATACGACTTCACATTTGACCTAGCTGTATTCACTTCATCAcattaattagtattattaattaaatagacTCAATTCCGTGATGATGTTTCGTTGATGATCActctataattaaaaaataatccaagatttttcattatttataaactCGAGAATTTcaatgttttcaaattaattttatacgtGAAATTGCATAATTCGTCCATTCCATTTGCACATTGGAATGTCCCACTATTATTTATGAGTGAAAACTTTTACCTAAAGGAAAAAAACTTGTTGGAAAAAAacttgattttcaattttcttcatattaTGTCGTTTTCTCTATTGTTATAGCTTTATTCCCTTTATTGtcataattatctttttacTATCCTAAAACAAACGTCATTGTTATGTTTAAGCAATTGATAACTTTATACGAATAAAGTTATGGGAAAAGgggaataaaattttttaatttgtggatACGAGGTGTCAATCTCATATTTGATGGataaacttttttctctttaatcaAATCATTCATTTCAACTTTATAAGTCAACCAATATCGAACATCATAAAATGGGCAAAAAAGTAGAACATTATGTTATTAAATTAGACCATTTAAAGAAAATGCCCAAAACCTTTATAAATTAAGCTGCCAACCAATTTtgataacaattaaaaaaaatatatgttacTTCTAAAATGTACagcaacattttttaaaaatgaccaaaatctttaaaaaaaccatcctcttttatctcttcaatttcatgcatttCCTTTCTATTAGAAATATGCCATCACAATATCctttcaaaacaaattaaattttaattatcataacAAAAATATGGAGAAGCCAAAGATCTCACATTTTtgtacttaaaaaaaatcttcgTTTAGTACAAATGCCCCCTTTTGAGTGCatgaaaaagatataaaaaatgactgaATCATCCAAAACTCATAAATGCAGgaaatcaaaaccaaaaacaatGAATACAATAAATTACATAGCAATAGAGAAGCAAAAAAAAGATGGAACAATTTGAAACAAGAATGAGAATTCTTTTTGTCTTATATCAAGAAACTCCACTCCACCAAATCAacaatagagagagaaagaaagaaagaattcAAGAAGAGGCATTTTCAGATCGATCAAAGTGGAGAAGTTGACCACAACATTTGGGGCAAATTTCAAGCTGTTTGGGCACCATGTAGTACATTAGGCAGCTCTTGCAACCAGCAACCACCAACACATTATTactattgttgttgttgctattcctttcttcatcatcatagTAACAATTTTCTTGATTACTTTTACCACTCCATTGCTCTCTTGAGGAGCATGGGGACGATTCCAACGACGACCCATCGCTGTCGTACGAGCTGCTGTCCTCCTCCTCGGAAGAGCAGTCGTCGACGTACTCGGCTGCTGCTGCGGTCCGGGGATCCTCCGTGGCCCTCATGCCGGTCCTCCAGTTTATGTAGTATAGTTCACCAGTCTGTAAATGAGCAAATGCAAAAAGGGAAATGGGATTTCATcaagattgaatcttttttAGTGGGTAGTTTTCACAACacacaaaaaaggaaatgggaTTTATCAAGATTGAATCTTTTGTCAatgaagtagtagtagtagcaaTAAAGATGAGCCATTCAAGAACAGGAAACATTTTTGGGACAAAAGAatcaaagtaataaaatcaaaaaaaggaaatgggaGTTAACcaagattgaatcttttttAATGAGTACATTAAATAAAGTAGTGCCAGTCAAGAAGAGGAAACATTTTTTGTAgtacaaaagaaacaaaaaaaatcacaaaaaggAAATGGCATTTTTcaagattgaatcttttttATGGGTATAATATGAAGTCACAATAAAGATGAACCCAGGAAGCATTTTTGGGACAAAAGAATCagaataaatcacaaaaaaggaaatgggaTTTATCAAGGTTGGATCTTTGTAAAGGGCATTAAAAGGAGTAGTATTCACATTTCACAGCAAAGATGAGCCATAAAAGaatcaaaaagggaaatgggATTTATaaagattgaatcttttttaataaacattaaatgaagtactactagtattcaCAACAAAGAAGACCCAGAAAccacaaaaaaggaaaagggatTTATCAAGATTGAATCGTTGTTAAAGGGCATTAAATGAAGTAGTAATCACAACAAAGAAGAAGCCATTAAAGAGGAGGAAACATTTTTGGgacaaaaagaaacaaaacaaacacaaagaTGTAGAAATCCCTTTAAGGTTTGCCAGCATTAAATGTAGTAGTGGtaaatcaaataacaaaaaataaaaataaaatagcgAAAGCGatctctaaaaaaaataaaatttgtcccTTTTGGAGTCCTTACCTTTAAATCAAGGCATTGCTCCCAATGGAAAGGAAGGGATGAGCCTTCTGAATTCAAgtccaccgccgccgccgcgcctccgccgccgccgccgctgctggAGGTGGTGTGCTGGTTGTTCAAGGAGCAATTCTGCAGAGATCTCTCAAGAGAGGCTGTGATAGTAGCCATGTTTGGAATTGGACTtgtcattttctctctcaacaaaattaatcCCGCCTAAATCTCAACAAACTCAGCCAaatcaaaactgaaaattgaagaaaaagaaaggggaaaaagggAGAAGAAGAATTGAGAGGAATTTGTGTagtgagaaaagaaaagagaaatatttaaatgggAAGAGAAGGAGTGTTTGAGAGAGTGCGCGTGAGATATGATATCTTGGAAAGAATCAAAACCAGGTAGGGCACCAATAGGGACAacaccattttcttttttttttgtctctcCTAATcctactctctctctatatatatacatataaaatatcaaaaattaaattcaatattaatcTGCTGTTAACTAAATCATCCGTTTTACTCGGTATGTACCTTGGATATTGCTAATATTATTAACTACTTATATATCATATGTTATTGGAGTATTCCACATAAGTATTGGAAAGTTAATGcatttttctttgttaaaatatgtgtttttatactttaattgcatgttttaatttttaatgtatg
The genomic region above belongs to Salvia hispanica cultivar TCC Black 2014 chromosome 3, UniMelb_Shisp_WGS_1.0, whole genome shotgun sequence and contains:
- the LOC125212404 gene encoding uncharacterized protein LOC125212404, which encodes MTSPIPNMATITASLERSLQNCSLNNQHTTSSSGGGGGGAAAAVDLNSEGSSLPFHWEQCLDLKTGELYYINWRTGMRATEDPRTAAAAEYVDDCSSEEEDSSSYDSDGSSLESSPCSSREQWSGKSNQENCYYDDEERNSNNNNSNNVLVVAGCKSCLMYYMVPKQLEICPKCCGQLLHFDRSENASS
- the LOC125211342 gene encoding GEM-like protein 5, which codes for MDQKEGETKKWGTHIMGAPAAPAVHPDNQQAALWQAEEGPQPPYVVIAPVERSAADSPLDHVVNVFNSWSHRAEEIARNVWHNLKTGPSVSGAAWGKVNLTAKAITEGGFESLFKQIFETDADEKLKKTFACYLSTTTGPVAGTLYLSTARVAFCSDRPLSFRAPSGQETWAYYKVTIPLGHIHNVAPVVLKQNPPEKYIHLVTVDGHEFWFMGFVNFEKASHHLLDSVSDYQQHVPS